One window of the Podospora pseudocomata strain CBS 415.72m chromosome 7, whole genome shotgun sequence genome contains the following:
- the UTP10 gene encoding snoRNA-binding rRNA-processing protein utp10 (EggNog:ENOG503NV87; COG:S; BUSCO:EOG0926051U) — protein sequence MSSLLEQLKAVQANSRVILDGKLAKAAHSKSLIFEPQAAASQTYADIYRVAREGFDELCSIDSRFRPFAAHIFSEESQQADRTQMTADENATLDRRVESFLQLAAARLQLMPAIKAIEWLIRRFRIHEFNTRTLITCFLPFHTIPVFVTLLSILPSNLPHEYRFLDPYIRSLTNPPIEVIVTQATNHRELLTAISEYTLDLGDKKHDYHAATMLWFSVMTQSVNAMIDKGRSGNKAIQLENTQKLLQQVTPALSRGMMMRQSPELQMASYMPVLVLARKGRLNDAALAAFMDQLVAGWQSKTVDQGLLTLACLAYARAAKPVTSRVAKALLKIDDLVGKFKMVNQTQCVRKLANGTALAFVDRLSKKGNFRALQGVKAIILGGFLDQMQVKVVYKSLLLAAHKLNDELDPQGTIRKELASTLVSLSQLKDKNGDAIRAAIEEVDFNIEELELKLGAAIRPKLTIAEGSDDMMEGVEAMAIEERPSLDATLQQVEKLQPSKTSCLSQESGVFNDLCAVFLSAAIEQVDLERFDAAPVLSRDQALNDAFYFSFYMRVWCGPHPALAKVVALERVKNRIKESESTKTDLQAIALYAAVALADPSKKVRRAAADLIAVLKATFKASEDVWGAKDLYGASGVSMDSAAFKCLLDSVLVPSLEEAVTHEDQIGIIISSALENSKLGDKKTRLAIFKFFCAHITETPLLTAKLRLLEGINKIKSISGTYRTELLLAMLRSWASLTSTEAAERAALESLDEKALDLAAVGTVVPSQHDGLDLLFQLIKDPQTRPTLVVAIFERTTKMWPTMKSQAKLLTANVMLELSQSSGQDTAAVEAAGFLRNVDLTTDILLAFVDSLQYEDTRMATEVPANKRRRTSTAAQPVSSNTISLEVQKTVKKMNFVLELVQGSKPENHPELLPSLFTTLSDIHHLRKLVGSELGYMQTLVLSSIGAMIPAYDTNKDLTIDASVGYGDILAACVQNSSSTQVTNEALLVVASLARTAPDVVLQSVMPIFTFMGSSVLRQADNYSQSVVKKTVQQVIPPLIATFRNKGRNLVASTKDLLASFVTAYEHIPPTRKREIFISLVENLGPDDFLFAVLAMFVDRYGATDEMFSFTSYIMSCFSVEIQLHSLIKFLDLVSDIFKPKPALSNSLIGNDSDADKTALKQLTLLPHLLSNSRLKQEITALAERDDMESVKIRDSYAKLLEGILSMASNLKAKKALYSRCGDALAKLLSLLSIAEFIKSVDSLLERPDIGLRRKVLQALELRVDKESTGDPKSREALLAFLPQLTAVIRESDDMNYKHTAVTCVDKISEKYGKKDLDAVAAAAQTIAGDHCLGQSSQALRLMALLCLASLVDVLQDGIVPVLPVAIPKTLGYLEESLSGDKPNTELHNASYAFVAALAQHIPYMISGASLDRLLACSNASAVADLDAESARNRSHCLQLLAKLVDPKVLYTALNNNWATAAKSGFAAITEFLDILGLALDKHARPAVTKNINILFEIFTKTLDLRRVVATGEIKTELSVEQLGQIDSLIIQTALKMIYKLHDAVFRPVFSKLVEWGWSGLPKSDASGRTLRLVSLYTFLDAFFEALKSIITNYASYIVDSASSILSGTNFARENEKLLWQRVVRTLTTCFKHDQDGFWQAPSHYNAVAPVLVEQFLHAANFDAMEELIPAVVELAAAVDSQEHRKELNTSLLKHLESPVVAVRLAVIRCQQGLTERLEEEWLRGLAEMLPRISELQDDEDEGVERENARWIVGIEEKLGESLDSMLQ from the exons ATGTCTTCCCTCCTGGAGCAGCTAAAGGCTGTTCAGGCCAACTCCCGCGTCATCCTTGACGGAAAGCTCGCCAAAGCCGCGCATTCAAAGTCCTTGATTTTCGAACCCCAGGCCGCCGCTAGCCAGACCTATGCCGACATCTACAGAGTAGCCCGCGAAGGCTTCGACGAGCTATGTTCGATCGACAGTCGATTCAGACCCTTCGCGGCCCATATTTTCAGCGAGGAAAGTCAGCAGGCCGACCGGACCCAGATGACGGCCGACGAAAACGCTACGCTTGACAGGCGTGTGGAATCATTTCTTCAGCTTGCGGCCGCCCGTCTCCAGCTCATGCCCGCTATCAAAGCCATCGAGTGGCTGATTCGAAGATTTAG GATCCACGAGTTCAACACCCGGACGCTCATCACCTGTTTCCTTCCATTCCACACCATCCCAGTCTTTGTTACATTGCTCTCGATTCTCCCTAGCAACCTTCCCCACGAGTACCGGTTCTTGGACCCCTATATCCGGTCCTTGACGAACCCACCGATCGAGGTCATCGTTACGCAAGCGACAAACCACCGCGAATTGTTGACCGCGATATCAGAGTATACCCTCGATTTGGGCGACAAAAAGCACGACTATCATGCCGCAACAATGTTATGGTTCAGCGTCATGACGCAGTCTGTAAACGCCATGATCGACAAGGGGCGGTCTGGAAACAAGGCTATCCAGCTTGAGAACACCCAGAAGCTTCTTCAGCAGGTTACTCCAGCGTTGAGCAGaggcatgatgatgagacaAAGTCCGGAACTCCAAATGGCGAGTTACATGCCCGTTCTTGTCTTGGCCAGAAAGGGCCGTCTCAACGATGCTGCCCTCGCCGCTTTCATGGACCAACTTGTGGCTGGGTGGCAAAGCAAGACTGTTGATCAGGGTCTTCTCACATTGGCTTGCCTTGCCTACGCCCGCGCTGCAAAGCCCGTGACTTCGCGCGTTGCCAAGGCCCTTCTCAAAATCGACGATCTTGTGGGCAAGTTCAAGATGGTCAACCAGACGCAATGTGTGCGCAAGTTGGCCAATGGGACTGCGTTGGCTTTCGTGGATAGATTGTCGAAGAAGGGCAACTTCCGGGCTCTTCAAGGAGTCAAGGCCATCATTTTGGGCGGCTTCCTTGACCAGATGCAAGTGAAGGTCGTCTACAAGTCATTGCTTCTGGCAGCCCACAAGCTCAACGATGAGCTTGACCCACAGGGTACTATTCGCAAGGAGCTGGCTTCCACTCTCGTGAGCCTTTCGCAGCTCAAGGATAAGAATGGCGATGCTATCCGAGCGGCCATAGAGGAGGTCGATTTCAAcattgaggagcttgagctcaAGCTTGGGGCAGCTATCCGCCCGAAGTTGACCATCGCTGAGGGATCAGATGATATGATGGAGGGCGTGGAGGCCATGGCAATTGAAGAAAGACCGAGTCTGGATGCCACGCTTCAGCAAGTTGAAAAGCTTCAGCCGTCCAAGACCTCTTGCTTGTCTCAGGAATCCGGCGTGTTTAACGACCTCTGCGCGGTATTCTTGTCTGCTGCGATCGAGCAAGTCGACCTTGAAAGATTTGATGCTGCCCCTGTTCTCAGCCGTGATCAGGCTCTCAACGATGCTTTTTACTTCAGCTTCTACATGCGGGTTTGGTGTGGCCCGCACCCAGCATTGGCCAAGGTGGTCGCTTTGGAAAGGGTCAAAAACCGCATCAAGGAGAGCGAATCCACCAAAACTGATCTGCAGGCCATTGCTCTTTACGCCGCTGTTGCCTTGGCTGATCCCTCGAAGAAGGTTCGTCGTGCTGCGGCAGATCTGATCGCTGTTCTCAAAGCCACTTTCAAGGCTTCCGAGGATGTTTGGGGCGCGAAGGACCTCTATGGTGCGAGTGGCGTCTCTATGGACTCTGCCGCTTTCAAGTGCCTACTTGATTCCGTTCTTGTTCCATCTTTGGAAGAAGCCGTCACCCATGAGGACCAGAttggcatcatcatctctaGCGCTTTGGAGAACTCTAAACTGGGAGACAAGAAGACGAGACTGGCGATTTTCAAGTTTTTCTGCGCACACATCACAGAAACGCCATTGCTCACCGCCAAGCTCCGTTTGCTGGAGGgcatcaacaagatcaagagCATCTCCGGCACATATAGAACCGAGCTATTGCTTGCTATGCTTCGTTCATGGGCTTCCCTTACCAGCACCGAGGCCGCCGAGCGTGCTGCTTTGGAGTCATTGGACGAGAAGGCACTGGATCTGGCAGCCGTTGGAACTGTTGTTCCAAGCCAGCACGACGGCCTGGATTTGCTTTTCCAGCTTATCAAGGATCCTCAGACAAGACCAACTCTTGTCGTTGCCATCTTCGAGCGCACCACAAAGATGTGGCCGACCATGAAGTCCCAGGCCAAGTTGTTGACTGCCAACGTCATGCTTGAACTTTCTCAGAGCTCTGGCCAGGATACTGCTGCGGTAGAGGCCGCTGGTTTCTTGAGAAATGTTGACTTGACCACGGATATTCTCCTGGCCTTTGTTGACTCTCTCCAGTACGAAGACACAAGGATGGCGACCGAGGTTCCCGCAAACAAGCGAAGACGTACCAGCACAGCAGCCCAGCCTGTGAGCTCCAACACGATCAGCCTAGAGGTTCAGAAGACTGTCAAGAAGATGAACTTTGTGCTTGAACTCGTCCAGGGTTCCAAGCCTGAGAACCACCCTGAGCTGCTCCCCAGTCTGTTCACGACTCTGTCGGACATCCATCATCTTCGCAAGCTGGTGGGCTCCGAGCTTGGATACATGCAAACTCTTGTTCTCAGCAGCATCGGCGCCATGATTCCTGCCTATGACACCAACAAGGACCTGACAATCGATGCTTCTGTTGGCTATGGTGATATCCTGGCTGCCTGCGTGCAAAATTCTTCGAGCACCCAGGTCACAAACGAGGCTCTCTTGGTTGTCGCCAGCCTGGCCCGCACAGCTCCCGATGTTGTGTTGCAGAGCGTTATGCCGATCTTCACCTTCATGGGTAGCTCGGTGCTCAGACAGGCTGACAACTACTCCCAGTCTGTTGTCAAGAAGACTGTTCAGCAGGTTATTCCTCCGCTGATTGCCACTTTCCGCAACAAGGGGCGGAATTTGGTTGCCAGCACCAAGGACCTTTTGGCCAGCTTTGTAACGGCCTACGAACATATCCCTCCCACTCGCAAGCGAGAGATTTTTATTTCGCTCGTTGAGAACCTTGGCCCGGATGACTTTTTGTTTGCTGTCCTTGCCATGTTCGTTGACAGGTACGGAGCTACGGATGAGATGTTCTCCTTCACGTCGTACATTATGAGCTGCTTCTCCGTCGAGATTCAGCTTCACTCTTTGATCAAGTTCTTGGATCTGGTCAGTGACATCTtcaagcccaagcccgcgCTCTCCAACAGCCTGATTGGCAACGACTCCGACGCGGACAAGACCGCGTTGAAGCAGcttaccctcctcccccaccttcttTCCAACAGCCGCCTCAAGCAGGAAATCACGGCCTTGGCCGAAAGAGACGACATGGAATCCGTCAAGATTCGGGACTCGTATGCCAAACTCCTGGAGGGTATTCTCTCCATGGCCAGCAAtctcaaggccaagaaggccctcTACAGCCGCTGCGGTGATGCCTTGGCCAAGCTGCTTAGCCTGCTGTCCATTGCCGAGTTCATCAAGAGCGTGGATTCGTTGTTGGAGAGACCGGATATCGGCCTGCGCCGCAAGGTGTTGCAGGCCCTGGAGCTTCGCGTCGACAAGGAAAGTACGGGCGATCCCAAGTCCCGCGAGGCCCTGTTGGCTTTCTTGCCCCAGTTGACCGCTGTCATCCGGGAGTCGGACGACATGAACTACAAGCACACTGCTGTGACGTGTGTCGACAAGATTTCCGAGAAGTACGGCAAAAAGGACCTGGATGctgtggctgcggctgctcaGACCATAGCAGGGGACCACTGCCTTGGCCAGTCGTCTCAGGCTCTTCGGCTTATGGCGCTGTTGTGCTTGGCGTCGCTCGTTGATGTTCTTCAAGATGGCATTGTGCCTGTCCTTCCGGTTGCTATTCCCAAGACGCTAGGATACTTGGAGGAGAGCTTGTCGGGTGACAAGCCCAACACTGAGCTGCACAACGCTTCGTATGCCTTTGTGGCTGCGTTGGCTCAGCACATCCCCTACATGATCTCGGGTGCTTCCCTGGATAGGCTCCTGGCTTGCTCCAACGCCTCGGCCGTTGCCGATCTTGACGCCGAGTCTGCTCGTAACCGCTCTCACTGCCTGCAGCTTTTGGCCAAGCTGGTCGACCCCAAGGTCCTCTATACtgctctcaacaacaactgggccaccgccgccaagtCTGGTTTCGCCGCCATCACTGAATTCCTCGACATTCTCGGCCTGGCCCTTGACAAGCATGCTCGCCCGGCCGTGACCAAGaacatcaacatcctctTTGAAATCTTTACCAAGACGCTTGATCTCAGGAGAGTGGTGGCTACCGGCGAGATCAAGACCGAGCTCAGCGTGGAGCAGCTTGGGCAGATCGACAGCCTCATCATCCAGACCGCCCTCAAGATGATCTACAAGCTTCACGACGCCGTTTTCCGCCCCGTCTTTAGCAAGCTAGTCGAATGGGGCTGGTCTGGTCTCCCCAAGAGTGATGCCAGCGGTCGGACattgaggttggtgagcttgTACACCTTCCTCGACGCCTTTTTTGAGGCACTCAagtccatcatcacaaactACGCTTCGTATATCGTCGACAGCGCGAGCAGCATCTTGTCTGGCACCAACTTTGCCAGGGAGAATGAAAAGCTCCTGTGGCAGCGTGTGGTTCGCACTTTGACAACATGCTTCAAGCACGACCAGGACGGCTTCTGGCAGGCGCCTTCGCATTACAATGCTGTCGCTccggtgttggtggagcAATTCTTGCATGCCGCCAACTTTGATGCTATGGAAGAGTTGATCcctgcggtggtggagctggCTGCTGCGGTGGACTCGCAGGAGCATAGGAAGGAGTTAAATACGAGCTTGCTGAAGCACCTCGAgtcgccggtggtggcggtgaggttggcggtgaTTAGGTGCCAGCAGGGCTTGAcagagaggttggaggaggagtggttgagggggttggcggagatGCTGCCAAGGATTAGCGAGCtgcaggatgatgaggatgagggggttgagagggagaaTGCGAGGTGGATTGTGGGGATTGAGGAGAAGTTGGGGGAGAGTTTGGATTCGATGTTGCAGTAG